One Kitasatospora sp. NBC_01266 genomic window carries:
- a CDS encoding ABC transporter substrate-binding protein, whose amino-acid sequence MTCTRPSRVAAALAATLLVLCGSLSGCGTRLPESDFAAPGPTATGGNPASDTGVTPSQITIGIVTSLTSPLGTEVLSGPRYGALAFFQALNAAGGLHGRTVRVVTCDDSGSGLGNQQCVHQLIDQDRVFAFAAGSVLDYAGAPYVSGKAVPDVGSQPVGTEYQRYPHLYGIYGSNAPRDGRSVGWDGTLFLTTEVYRFFKQRLGVRRAAVVAYNQAESLSYAQQIEQGLTAEGYHVLTQTVDLALPAFATVATAMASDGTQIVFDAMDTQGNAGLCQALDAAGVKLAAKVTNVQNWTQTVSRDYAAAPGCRAALWATSASRNYADTQYPAVQQFRSAVRRYYPEREPLLSAWELEGWAGAQWLTDAMDSCGAALTRACAERFMNRAQPYDAHGLLIPADFTPEPRPSGPTRACLDVARWQDSTPAGGPGWVTQVPDMDTNCFEVPQLPYRP is encoded by the coding sequence CTGACCTGCACGCGTCCGAGCAGGGTGGCCGCCGCGCTGGCGGCCACCCTGCTCGTGCTCTGCGGCTCGCTGTCCGGCTGCGGCACCCGGCTGCCCGAGAGCGACTTCGCCGCACCGGGCCCGACCGCCACCGGCGGCAACCCGGCCAGCGACACCGGGGTGACGCCGAGTCAGATCACGATCGGCATCGTCACCTCGCTGACCAGTCCGCTCGGCACCGAGGTGCTCTCCGGCCCCCGGTACGGCGCGCTGGCCTTCTTCCAGGCGCTGAACGCGGCCGGCGGGCTGCACGGGCGGACCGTGCGGGTGGTGACCTGCGACGACTCCGGCAGCGGGCTCGGCAACCAGCAATGCGTCCACCAACTGATCGACCAGGACCGGGTGTTCGCCTTCGCCGCGGGCAGCGTGCTGGACTACGCGGGCGCCCCGTACGTCAGCGGCAAGGCGGTGCCGGACGTGGGCAGCCAGCCGGTGGGCACCGAGTACCAGCGCTACCCGCACCTGTACGGGATCTACGGGAGCAACGCCCCGCGCGACGGCCGGTCGGTCGGCTGGGACGGGACGCTCTTCCTGACCACCGAGGTCTACCGGTTCTTCAAGCAGCGGCTGGGCGTGCGGCGGGCCGCGGTGGTCGCCTACAACCAGGCGGAGTCGCTGAGTTACGCGCAGCAGATCGAGCAGGGCCTGACGGCCGAGGGCTACCACGTACTGACGCAGACGGTGGACCTGGCGCTGCCCGCCTTCGCCACGGTGGCCACCGCGATGGCCTCCGACGGGACCCAGATCGTCTTCGACGCGATGGACACCCAGGGCAACGCCGGGCTCTGCCAGGCACTTGACGCGGCCGGGGTGAAACTCGCCGCCAAGGTCACCAACGTGCAGAACTGGACCCAGACGGTCAGCCGCGACTACGCGGCGGCGCCGGGCTGCCGCGCCGCCCTGTGGGCGACCTCGGCCAGCCGCAACTACGCGGACACCCAGTACCCCGCAGTCCAGCAGTTCCGCAGTGCCGTGCGCCGCTACTATCCGGAGCGCGAACCGCTTTTGTCGGCTTGGGAGTTGGAGGGCTGGGCCGGGGCCCAGTGGCTGACCGACGCGATGGACTCCTGCGGGGCGGCGCTGACCCGGGCCTGTGCGGAGCGATTCATGAACCGCGCCCAGCCCTATGACGCCCACGGACTGCTGATCCCCGCCGACTTCACCCCCGAGCCGCGCCCCAGCGGGCCGACCCGGGCCTGCCTGGACGTGGCCCGCTGGCAGGACAGCACCCCGGCGGGCGGGCCGGGTTGGGTCACCCAGGTTCCGGACATGGACACCAACTGCTTCGAGGTCCCGCAGTTGCCCTATCGACCGTGA
- a CDS encoding ABC transporter permease subunit, whose amino-acid sequence MADLGPAVDFALAGVAVGSAAALSGVGLVVCYRLTGVLNLAQGGIAVFIAYLLRELVVVRGWPVGWGAVLCLLVVAPGLGVLLQLAVFGPLRRRQAGIGEVVVACVGVLVLLIGAVAAVWGTTPLADVPALVPARTVTLPGGHLLRVDAAAQLGTVLVIAVALWAVGRWTRFGVRARAVSADPALAELAGVNAGRVAAVGWAFGSFMAALVGVLLAPYVLLDPYGLPLLVMETLAVAVAARFYSLPIAVAVGLALGIGQSELSWPHPPGTLGPLLNAVQSNLFAVALLVAALVPWGFVPGFDEQGLLGGGGLPQLGARRRGGGGWAAGACALALLTPLALRAGGVRAVLTVPGLALILLSVVLVTGGGGLVSLAQGAFAGLGALAAALLASGRVPVGAALVVTVLGLAAAGLLIGWPVVHRRGLVLALVTFALAVGLSRFVFEQPYATAGLTVRRPAFLRGDHAFYAAELAVLAVGALLVAAVRRGRLGRSLVAMRDHEAGAWAAGVAVPRVKLLVFGLGAGLAGAGGVLLALGGEAFDASVFDPVQGLLWFAAVVVAGVDSAVGAVLAAFALVGLDAATVPGMSAVVVGALAAGAGWLPGGLAGWVRRAVAG is encoded by the coding sequence ATGGCCGACCTCGGGCCGGCGGTCGACTTCGCGCTGGCGGGCGTGGCCGTCGGCAGCGCGGCGGCGCTCAGCGGGGTCGGGCTGGTGGTCTGCTACCGGCTGACCGGGGTGCTCAACCTCGCCCAGGGCGGCATCGCCGTCTTCATCGCCTATCTGCTGCGCGAGCTGGTGGTGGTGCGCGGCTGGCCGGTGGGCTGGGGCGCGGTGCTCTGCCTGCTGGTGGTCGCGCCCGGCCTGGGCGTCCTGCTCCAACTGGCCGTCTTCGGACCGCTGCGGCGGCGCCAGGCGGGGATCGGCGAGGTGGTGGTCGCCTGTGTCGGCGTGCTGGTGCTGCTGATCGGGGCGGTCGCGGCGGTCTGGGGCACCACGCCGCTGGCCGACGTGCCCGCGCTGGTCCCGGCGCGCACCGTCACGCTGCCCGGCGGCCATCTGCTGCGGGTGGACGCGGCGGCCCAGCTCGGCACCGTGCTGGTGATCGCGGTGGCGCTGTGGGCGGTGGGGCGGTGGACCCGGTTCGGGGTGCGGGCCAGGGCGGTCTCCGCCGATCCGGCGCTGGCCGAGCTGGCCGGGGTGAACGCCGGGCGGGTGGCGGCGGTCGGCTGGGCCTTCGGCTCCTTCATGGCCGCCCTGGTGGGCGTGCTGCTGGCGCCGTACGTGCTGCTCGACCCGTACGGGCTGCCGCTGCTGGTGATGGAGACCCTGGCGGTCGCCGTGGCGGCCCGGTTCTACAGCCTGCCGATCGCGGTGGCCGTCGGGCTGGCGCTGGGCATCGGCCAGTCCGAGCTGAGCTGGCCGCACCCGCCCGGCACGCTCGGGCCGCTGCTGAACGCCGTGCAGTCCAACCTCTTCGCGGTGGCACTGCTGGTGGCGGCCCTGGTGCCGTGGGGCTTCGTGCCGGGCTTCGACGAGCAGGGGCTGCTGGGCGGCGGCGGACTGCCGCAGCTCGGGGCGCGACGCCGCGGTGGCGGCGGCTGGGCGGCCGGTGCGTGTGCGCTCGCGCTGCTCACCCCGCTGGCGCTGCGGGCGGGCGGGGTGCGGGCCGTGCTGACCGTGCCGGGGCTGGCCCTGATCCTGCTCTCGGTGGTGCTGGTGACCGGCGGCGGCGGACTGGTCTCGCTGGCCCAGGGCGCCTTCGCGGGCCTCGGCGCGCTGGCCGCCGCGCTGCTCGCCTCCGGGCGGGTGCCGGTGGGCGCGGCGCTGGTGGTGACGGTGCTGGGGCTGGCGGCGGCCGGGCTGCTGATCGGCTGGCCCGTGGTGCACCGGCGCGGGCTGGTGCTGGCGCTGGTGACCTTCGCACTCGCGGTCGGGCTGAGCCGCTTCGTCTTCGAGCAGCCCTACGCGACCGCCGGGCTGACGGTGCGGCGGCCCGCCTTCCTCCGTGGCGACCACGCCTTCTACGCGGCCGAGCTGGCGGTGCTCGCGGTGGGAGCGCTGCTGGTGGCGGCGGTGCGGCGGGGGCGGCTGGGCCGCTCGCTGGTGGCGATGCGCGACCACGAGGCGGGCGCCTGGGCGGCCGGGGTGGCGGTCCCCCGGGTCAAGCTGCTGGTCTTCGGGCTGGGCGCGGGCCTGGCGGGTGCGGGCGGGGTGCTGCTCGCGCTGGGCGGCGAGGCCTTCGACGCCTCGGTCTTCGATCCGGTGCAGGGGCTGCTCTGGTTCGCGGCCGTGGTGGTGGCCGGGGTGGACAGCGCGGTGGGCGCGGTGCTGGCGGCGTTCGCCCTGGTGGGGCTGGACGCGGCGACCGTGCCGGGGATGTCGGCGGTGGTGGTGGGCGCCCTCGCGGCGGGGGCGGGGTGGCTGCCGGGCGGGCTGGCGGGGTGGGTGCGGCGGGCGGTGGCGGGGTGA
- a CDS encoding ABC transporter ATP-binding protein: MSGVRASGTGGATLAGRGVVRRLGGVAVVDGVDLVVRPGRVTALVGPNGAGKSVLLDCLSGLARPDCGRILLDDRDLTRAPCHRRARLGIARTFQQVAVFPELTVAENVLVGAEQQHPSGPAGAVLRVRAAAWSLTGGRAPAAAPAAASATASATASAAVHHGRVATALRLLGLTPLADRSAGDLPLGVLRLVELARALAGAPRVLLVDEVSVGLDAGQVAWVARVLAGVAREGAGVLLVEHDLGLVARLAEFAYVLDAGRVVAHGPSGRVLADQRVRRLW; encoded by the coding sequence GTGAGCGGGGTCAGGGCGAGCGGGACCGGCGGGGCGACGCTGGCCGGGCGCGGGGTGGTGCGGCGGCTCGGCGGGGTGGCGGTGGTCGACGGGGTGGACCTGGTGGTCCGTCCCGGCCGGGTGACCGCGCTGGTCGGCCCGAACGGCGCGGGAAAGAGCGTGCTGCTCGACTGCCTCAGCGGGCTGGCCCGGCCCGACTGCGGGCGGATCCTGCTCGACGACCGCGACCTCACCCGGGCCCCCTGCCACCGGCGGGCCCGGCTCGGCATCGCCCGGACCTTCCAGCAGGTGGCGGTCTTCCCCGAGTTGACGGTCGCGGAGAACGTCCTGGTCGGCGCCGAGCAGCAGCATCCCAGCGGGCCGGCCGGCGCCGTGCTCCGGGTGCGGGCAGCGGCCTGGTCGCTGACCGGGGGCCGAGCTCCGGCGGCGGCTCCGGCGGCGGCTTCGGCGACGGCTTCGGCGACGGCTTCGGCGGCGGTGCACCACGGCCGGGTGGCCACCGCGCTGCGGCTGCTGGGCCTCACCCCGCTGGCCGACCGCTCGGCGGGCGACCTGCCGCTCGGGGTGCTCCGACTGGTCGAGCTGGCCCGCGCGCTGGCCGGGGCACCGCGGGTGCTGCTGGTGGACGAGGTCTCGGTCGGGCTCGACGCGGGCCAGGTCGCCTGGGTCGCCCGGGTGCTCGCCGGGGTGGCCCGCGAGGGGGCGGGCGTGCTGCTGGTGGAGCACGACCTCGGGCTGGTCGCCCGGCTCGCCGAGTTCGCCTACGTGCTGGACGCCGGCCGGGTGGTGGCCCACGGTCCGAGCGGGCGGGTGCTCGCCGACCAGCGGGTCCGGCGGCTCTGGTGA
- a CDS encoding ATP-binding cassette domain-containing protein yields the protein MSTRASGLAAELRGVRVRDGLAERLHGVDVRCPNGRLGFLVGRNGSGRSTVLATLAGLARPHQGRVTVAGRDVTALPAHRRAALGVVLVPARRAVFSTLTVAETLSLSGRPERAAAEFPELNALFGHRCTELSGGQQQLVALTRALLSDPALLLLDEPERGLAPAVVAHLRRLLTERARTGRAVLLTARTLPAWADDDALVHVLERGRLVWLGEAGELRHGQRTSVK from the coding sequence GTGAGCACCCGGGCGAGCGGCCTGGCCGCCGAGTTGCGCGGCGTGCGGGTCCGCGACGGGCTGGCGGAGCGGCTGCACGGGGTGGACGTGCGCTGCCCGAACGGGCGACTGGGGTTCCTGGTCGGCCGCAACGGCTCCGGGCGCTCCACCGTCCTGGCCACCCTGGCCGGCCTGGCCCGCCCGCACCAGGGCCGGGTCACCGTGGCCGGACGCGACGTCACCGCCCTGCCCGCCCACCGCCGGGCCGCACTCGGCGTGGTCCTGGTCCCGGCCCGCCGGGCGGTCTTCTCGACCCTGACGGTGGCCGAGACGCTGAGCCTGTCCGGCCGCCCCGAGCGCGCGGCGGCCGAATTCCCGGAGCTGAACGCGCTGTTCGGCCACCGCTGCACCGAACTCTCCGGCGGTCAGCAGCAGTTGGTCGCACTCACCCGAGCACTACTGAGCGACCCGGCACTACTGCTGCTCGACGAGCCCGAACGCGGCCTGGCCCCCGCCGTGGTGGCCCACCTGCGCCGACTGCTCACCGAGCGCGCCCGGACCGGCCGCGCGGTCCTGCTGACCGCCCGCACCCTGCCGGCCTGGGCGGACGACGACGCCCTGGTGCACGTACTGGAGCGCGGCCGGCTGGTCTGGCTCGGCGAGGCGGGTGAACTGCGGCACGGGCAGCGGACTTCCGTGAAGTGA
- a CDS encoding helix-turn-helix domain-containing protein has product MVRTPLTPLERERGERLGTLLRQARGDRSMVEVAAQAGLSAETLRKIETGRAPTPAFFTVVAIAGALGLSLDELAVLCSPLEPGGAELLSA; this is encoded by the coding sequence ATGGTGCGCACCCCTCTCACTCCGCTGGAACGCGAACGCGGCGAACGGCTCGGCACCCTGCTCCGGCAGGCCCGGGGGGATCGCAGCATGGTCGAGGTAGCGGCGCAGGCGGGCCTGTCGGCCGAGACGCTGCGCAAGATCGAGACCGGCCGGGCACCAACCCCGGCCTTCTTCACGGTGGTTGCGATCGCCGGGGCGCTGGGCCTGTCGCTGGACGAGCTGGCGGTGCTCTGCTCGCCGCTCGAGCCCGGGGGTGCCGAGCTGCTCTCGGCGTAG
- the map gene encoding type I methionyl aminopeptidase gives MVEIKTDAALEAMREAGRVVGDALDAVRRAAAVGVSLKELDEVARDVLRAAGATSPFLGYRPDFADTPFPGVICSSVNDAVVHGIPTDYRLRDGDLVGIDCGAQLGGWAGDAAISFTVGTPRPADLALIDTTERALAAGIAAAVVDARIGDISHAIGSVGRAAGYGILAGFGGHGVGRSMHEDPHVANDGRPGRGMRLRHGMVLAIEPMFLAGGRDSYRVAADGWSLLTDDGSRGAHAEHTVAITQDGPRFLTLPS, from the coding sequence ATGGTGGAGATCAAGACGGACGCGGCACTGGAGGCCATGCGCGAGGCCGGGCGGGTCGTCGGCGACGCGCTCGACGCCGTCCGGCGGGCGGCGGCGGTGGGGGTCTCGCTCAAGGAGCTGGACGAGGTGGCGCGCGACGTGCTGCGCGCCGCCGGGGCCACCTCGCCGTTTCTCGGCTACCGCCCCGACTTCGCCGACACACCGTTTCCCGGGGTGATCTGCAGCTCGGTCAACGACGCCGTGGTGCACGGCATCCCGACCGACTACCGGCTGCGCGACGGTGACCTGGTCGGCATCGACTGCGGGGCCCAGCTGGGCGGTTGGGCCGGCGACGCGGCGATCAGCTTCACGGTCGGCACGCCCCGCCCCGCCGACCTCGCGCTGATCGACACCACCGAGCGCGCACTGGCGGCGGGCATCGCCGCCGCCGTGGTGGACGCCCGGATCGGCGACATCTCGCACGCGATCGGCAGCGTGGGACGCGCCGCGGGCTACGGCATCCTCGCCGGCTTCGGCGGGCACGGCGTGGGCCGCAGCATGCACGAGGACCCGCACGTGGCGAACGACGGCCGCCCCGGACGCGGCATGCGGCTGCGGCACGGCATGGTGCTCGCCATCGAGCCGATGTTCCTGGCCGGCGGCCGGGACAGCTACCGGGTCGCCGCGGACGGCTGGTCGCTGCTGACCGACGACGGCAGCCGCGGCGCCCACGCCGAGCACACGGTCGCCATCACGCAGGACGGCCCGCGCTTCCTCACCCTGCCGTCCTGA